In Puntigrus tetrazona isolate hp1 chromosome 7, ASM1883169v1, whole genome shotgun sequence, the following are encoded in one genomic region:
- the vps35 gene encoding LOW QUALITY PROTEIN: vacuolar protein sorting-associated protein 35 (The sequence of the model RefSeq protein was modified relative to this genomic sequence to represent the inferred CDS: deleted 1 base in 1 codon), whose translation MNVPPLAACCAARHEAERRRRSHMTRHIHGGHPAFPLTYLIIMPTTQQSPQDEQEKLLDEAVQAVKVQSFQMKRCLDKNKLMDALKHASNMLGELRTSMLSPKSYYELYMAISDELHYLEVYLTDEFAKGRKVADLYELVQYAGNIIPRLYLLITVGVVYVRSFPQSRKDILKDLVEMCRGVQHPLRGLFLRNYLLQCTRNILPDDGEQAEEEMTGDINDSIDFVLLNFAEMNKLWVRMQHQGHSRDREKREKERQELRILVGTNLVRLSQLEGVNVEKYKQIVLSGILEQVVNCRDSLAQEYLMECIIQVFPDEFHLQTLNPFLRSCAELHQNVNVKNIIIALIDRLALFAHREDGPGIPAEIKLFDIFSQQVATVIQSRQDMPSEDVVSLQVSLINLAMKCYPERVDYVDKVLESTVEIFNKLNLEHIATSSAVSKELTRLLKIPVDTYNNILTVLQLKHFPPLFEYFDYESRKSMSCYVLSNILDYNTTIVAQDQVDAILNLVSTLIQDQPDQPAEDPDPEDFAEEQSLVGRFIHLLHSDDPDQQYLILNTARKHFGAGGNQRIRHTLPPLVFAAYQLAFRYKENSSSDDKWEKKCQKIFSFAHQTISALIKAELAELPLRLFLQGALAAGEIGFENHETVAYEFMSQAFSLYEDEISDSKAQLAAITLIIGTFERTRCFSEENHEPLRTQCALAASKLLKKPDQCRAVSICAHLFWSGRNTDKSGEEIRDGRRVMECLKKALKIANQCMDPSLQVQLFIEILNRYICFYERENDAVTVQVLNQLIQKIREDLPNLEASEETEQINKHFHNTLEHLRLQRESPESEGPAYEGLVL comes from the exons ATGAATGTGCCGCCTCTCGCTGCTTGTTGTGCTGCTCGTCATGAGGCGGAACGGCGGCGGCGCAGTCACATGACTAGACACATTCAC GGGGGTCATCCAGCGTTTCCTCTAACATACCTAATAATCATG CCTACCACACAGCAGTCACCTCAGGATGAGCAGGAGAAGCTCTTGGATGAAGCTGTGCAGGCAGTCAAGGTTCagtcatttcaaatgaaacgCTGTCTG GATAAGAACAAGTTGATGGATGCACTGAAACATGCCTCAAATATGTTGGGGGAGTTGAGGACTTCTATGCTTTCTCCCAAGAGCTACTACGAACTCT ACATGGCCATCTCAGATGAGCTGCATTACTTGGAGGTCTATTTGACAGATGAGTTTGCCAAAGGCCGCAAGGTTGCAGACCTCTATGAACTTGTTCAGTATGCAGGAAACATCATCCCTAGACT GTACCTGTTGATAACTGTCGGAGTGGTGTACGTTCGCTCTTTCCCCCAATCCCGCAAAGACATACTAAAGGACCTGGTGGAAATGTGCCGTGGTGTGCAGCATCCACTCCGGGGCTTGTTCCTCAGGAACTACCTGCTGCAGTGTACGCGCAACATCCTGCCTGATGATGGAGAGCAGGCTGA GGAAGAGATGACCGGGGACATTAATGACTCCATTGACTTTGTACTGCTGAATTTTGCCGAGATGAATAAGCTGTGGGTGCGCATGCAGCATCAGGGGCACAGTAGGGAccgagaaaagagagagaaggagaggcaAGAGCTGCGCATCCTTGTAGGGACCAATCTGGTCCGACTGAGCCAGCTGGAAGGCGTCAATGTGGAAAAGTACAAACAG ATCGTGTTGTCTGGGATCTTGGAGCAGGTGGTGAACTGTAGAGACTCTTTAGCACAGGAGTACCTCATGGAGTGCATCATACAG GTCTTTCCGGATGAGTTTCACCTGCAGACTTTGAACCCGTTCCTTCGCTCATGTGCCGAGCTGCATCAAAATGTGAAcgtcaagaacatcatcatTGCTCTTATTGACAG ATTGGCCTTGTTTGCTCACAGAGAAGATGGACCTGGGATCCCTGCTGAAATCAAGCTATTCGATATTTTCTCACAGCAGGTGGCAACTGTCATACAG TCCCGTCAGGACATGCCATCTGAAGATGTTGTTTCGCTTCAAGTATCTCTCATTAACCTGGCCATGAAGTGCTATCCTGAGCGTGTGGACTATGTGGATAAAGTGTTGGAAAGTACTGTGGAGATTTTCAACAAACTCAACCTGGAGCA CATTGCCACCAGCAGCGCAGTGTCTAAGGAACTAACCAGGCTGCTGAAGATCCCAGTGGACACGTACAATAACATCCTCACTGTGCTCCAACTCAAGCATTTTCCACCTCTCTTTGAATACTTCGATTATGAGTCGCGCAAAAGCATGAGTTGCTACGTGCTGAGCAACATTCTGGACTACAACACCACCATAGTGGCCCAAGATCAG GTTGATGCGATCCTGAACCTGGTGTCTACGCTGATCCAGGACCAGCCAGATCAGCCTGCTGAGGATCCTGACCCGGAGGACTTTGCAGAGGAACAGAGCCTAGTGGGCCGCTTCATTCATCTGCTGCATTCAGACGACCCTGACCAGCAGTATCTG ATTTTAAACACTGCCAGGAAACACTTTGGCGCTGGGGGGAACCAGAGAATTCGACACACTCTTCCCCCGTTGGTGTTCGCTGCTTATCAACTGGCCTTTCGTTACAAAGAGAACTCCTCCTCG GATGATAAATGGGAAAAGAAATGTCAGAAGATTTTCTCATTCGCTCATCAGACCATCAGTGCTCTGATCAAAGCGGAGCTGGCGGAGTTACCCCTGAGGCTCTTCCTCCAGGGCGCTCTGGCGGCTGGAGAAATCGGCTTTGAGAACCACGAAACCGTTGCCTACGAGTTCATGTCTCAG GCCTTCTCCCTGTATGAAGATGAGATCAGCGACTCAAAGGCTCAGCTGGCCGCTATTACGCTGATCATCGGCACGTTTGAGCGTACGCGGTGCTTCAGCGAAGAGAACCACGAGCCCCTGCGTACCCAGTGTGCCTTGGCTGCCTCCAAACTGCTGAAGAAACCCGACCAGTGCCGTGCGGTCAGCATTTGTGCCCACCTTTTCTGGTCTGGACGGAACACTGACAAAAGTGGAGAAGAG ATCCGTGATGGGCGGAGGGTGATGGAGTGCTTGAAGAAGGCTCTGAAGATCGCCAACCAGTGCATGGACCCGTCCTTGCAAGTTCAGCTCTTCATCGAGATCCTCAACAGATATATCTGCTTCTATGAGCGAGAGAATGATGCG GTGACGGTCCAAGTCCTGAATCAGCTGATCCAGAAGATCCGTGAAGATCTCCCGAACCTGGAGGCCAGCGAGGAAACGGAGCAGATTAACAAACACTTCCACAATACACTGGAGCACCTGCGTCTGCAGAGAGAGTCGCCCGAGTCTGAGGGACCTGCTTACGAGGGGCTGGTGCTGTAG
- the orc6 gene encoding origin recognition complex subunit 6 isoform X1, giving the protein MDKELFRKLASKIGITSVKVLSQADEYMRLSQVKCVGLGSVTATSKAIICLELAATSMKFPLDKEYAVKLSGLSPKVYSSNLKAVECMLGLQSNLGLRDLAVQYGCLEAVKVASQILQRYETSLPAAQQQDLDLSKALFTTAALYTACKCMKLRTDRKLASSSGAKKGVFDRLCAQFQKFGQEICNEASSIEKPGKNVQKRQKTITEMLETEGGDEKLSTSPKRERVERTEEEETQNYEEWKRKILENALKAKPVDS; this is encoded by the exons ATGGATAAAGAGTTATTTCGTAAGCTTGCGTCGAAGATCGGGATAACGTCTGTTAAAGTGTTGAG TCAGGCAGATGAATACATGCGATTATCCCAGGTGAAATGTGTGGGGCTGGGTTCCGTTACAGCCACCAGCAAGGCCATCATTTGTCTCGAGTTGGCAGCGACTTCAATGAAGTTTCCTTTAGACAAG GAGTATGCCGTCAAACTGTCTGGACTGAGTCCTAAAGTTTACTCCAGTAATCTGAAGGCTGTGGAGTGCATGCTGGGCCTGCAGTCCAACCTGGGGCTCAGAGATCTTGCAGTGCAGTATGGGTGTTTGGAAGCGGTTAAAGTGGCCTCTCAGATCCTTCAGAG GTATGAGACCAGTTTGCCTGCTGCTCAGCAACAAGACCTTGACCTCTCAAAGGCTCTCTTTACCACAGCAGCTCTATATACAGCGTGCAA GTGCATGAAACTCAGAACCGACAGGAAATTAGCCTCTTCATCTGGAGCAAAGAAGGGCGTATTTGACCGGCTGTGCGCACAGTTTCAGAAATTTGGACAGGAGATCTGCA ATGAGGCTTCATCTATAGAGAAACCAggcaaaaatgttcaaaagaggCAGAAGACAATCACTGAAATGCTAGAAACAGAAGGAGGTG ATGAAAAGCTTTCAACGTCTCCTAAGCGAGAGCGGGTTGAGAGGACTGAGGAGGAAGAGACCCAAAATTATGAagagtggaaaagaaaaatccttgaaaatgcattaaaagcaaAGCCCGTAGATTCTTGA
- the orc6 gene encoding origin recognition complex subunit 6 isoform X2, with amino-acid sequence MDKELFRKLASKIGITSVKVLSQADEYMRLSQVKCVGLGSVTATSKAIICLELAATSMKFPLDKEYAVKLSGLSPKVYSSNLKAVECMLGLQSNLGLRDLAVQYGCLEAVKVASQILQRYETSLPAAQQQDLDLSKALFTTAALYTACKCMKLRTDRKLASSSGAKKGVFDRLCAQFQKFGQEICNEASSIEKPGKNVQKRQKTITEMLETEGDEKLSTSPKRERVERTEEEETQNYEEWKRKILENALKAKPVDS; translated from the exons ATGGATAAAGAGTTATTTCGTAAGCTTGCGTCGAAGATCGGGATAACGTCTGTTAAAGTGTTGAG TCAGGCAGATGAATACATGCGATTATCCCAGGTGAAATGTGTGGGGCTGGGTTCCGTTACAGCCACCAGCAAGGCCATCATTTGTCTCGAGTTGGCAGCGACTTCAATGAAGTTTCCTTTAGACAAG GAGTATGCCGTCAAACTGTCTGGACTGAGTCCTAAAGTTTACTCCAGTAATCTGAAGGCTGTGGAGTGCATGCTGGGCCTGCAGTCCAACCTGGGGCTCAGAGATCTTGCAGTGCAGTATGGGTGTTTGGAAGCGGTTAAAGTGGCCTCTCAGATCCTTCAGAG GTATGAGACCAGTTTGCCTGCTGCTCAGCAACAAGACCTTGACCTCTCAAAGGCTCTCTTTACCACAGCAGCTCTATATACAGCGTGCAA GTGCATGAAACTCAGAACCGACAGGAAATTAGCCTCTTCATCTGGAGCAAAGAAGGGCGTATTTGACCGGCTGTGCGCACAGTTTCAGAAATTTGGACAGGAGATCTGCA ATGAGGCTTCATCTATAGAGAAACCAggcaaaaatgttcaaaagaggCAGAAGACAATCACTGAAATGCTAGAAACAGAAGGAG ATGAAAAGCTTTCAACGTCTCCTAAGCGAGAGCGGGTTGAGAGGACTGAGGAGGAAGAGACCCAAAATTATGAagagtggaaaagaaaaatccttgaaaatgcattaaaagcaaAGCCCGTAGATTCTTGA
- the hrh3 gene encoding LOW QUALITY PROTEIN: histamine H3 receptor (The sequence of the model RefSeq protein was modified relative to this genomic sequence to represent the inferred CDS: deleted 2 bases in 1 codon), which translates to MQTSLLSAAHSPGIPTAVSFMWKSGNPQSPNWTGLERENATSPGDLDAFENRRAQYGQFSPSTSVFITVLMTLLVFATVLGNALVILAFVVEKSLRTQGNFFFLNLAIADFLVGGFCIPVYIPYVLTGEWRLGRGLCKLWLVVDYMLCTASVFNIVLISFDRFQSVTKAVSYRCQKGITREAVLKMLCVWLAAFLLYGPAIISWEHIAGGSVVPDGECHAEFYFNWYFLMTASTVEFFTPFISVTYFNLSIYINIRNRCAVREAQPTYIRLRSFKMRPVGTGDVQRVFFVRPVEEREVNLSSRSRCCRLPSTTKVSAAEFGNGRQTKRRDSTIADLPPLQVGNIMTSSEAQFHYVDHSAGSHRHRPDMVASLASRFRLSRDKKVAKSLAVIVCVFGLCWAPYTLLMIIRAACHGQCVQHYLYEISFWLLWINSSINPILYPLCHSSFKRAFSKLLCPSKTKIQPQNMDQKY; encoded by the exons ATGCAAACCTCTTTACTGTCCGCGGCGCACTCTCCCGGGATACCCACGGCTGTTTCATTCATGTGGAAATCGGGGAACCCGCAGTCGCCCAACTGGACCGGACTGGAGAGAGAAAACGCGACGAGTCCGGGCGACCTGGACGCGTTTGAGAACCGGCGCGCGCAGTACGGCCAGTTTTCTCCATCCACCTCGGTGTTCATAACCGTGCTCATGACGCTGCTGGTGTTCGCCACGGTCCTGGGGAACGCGCTTGTCATCTTAGCGTTTGTGGTTGAGAAAAGTTTACGCACACAAggcaactttttctttttaaatctggcCATCGCGGACTTTCTCGTCG GCGGGTTTTGCATCCCCGTGTATATCCCCTATGTCTTGACGGGTGAGTGGAGGCTGGGGAGAGGTCTGTGCAAGCTGTGGCTGGTGGTGGATTATATGCTGTGCACCGCATCTGTCTTCAACATCGTGCTCATCAGTTTCGACAGGTTTCAGTCCGTCACTAAAGCG GTGAGTTACCGTTGCCAGAAGGGCATAACTAGAGAGGCCGTTTTGAAGATGCTCTGCGTGTGGCTGGCAGCGTTCCTTCTTTACGGTCCAGCTATTATCAGCTGGGAACACATCGCAGGAGGAAGCGTAGTGCCAGACGGAGAGTGCCACGCCGAATTTTACTTCAACTGGTATTTTTTAATGACCGCCTCCACCGTCGAGTTCTTCACGCCTTTCATAAGCGTCACTTACTTCAACCTCAGCATTTACATCAACATCCGCAACAGATGCGCAGTGAGGGAGGCACAGCCGACGTACATTCGGCTCAGGAGCTTTAAGATGAGGCCGGTGGGAACCGGCGATGTGCAGCGCGTGTTTTTTGTGAGGCCCGTCGAGGAAAGAGAGGTCAACTTGTCGTCAAGGTCACGGTGCTGCCGGTTGCCTTCCACCACGAAGGTGTCCGCCGCGGAGTTCGGCAACGGCAGACAGACCAAACGAAGGGACAGCACGATAGCAGACTTGCCGCCCTTGCAGGTCGGGAAC ATCATGACATCCAGCGAGGCACAGTTTCATTACGTGGATCATTCGGCTGGGTCACACAGACACCGGCCCGATATGGTGGCCAGTCTGGCCAGCCGTTTTCGCCTGTCTAGAGATAAAAAGGTGGCAAAGTCTCTAGCGGTGATAGTTTGTGTTTTCGGACTCTGCTGGGCGCCGTACACACTGCTGATGATCATTCGGGCAGCATGTCACGGTCAGTGCGTCCAACACTACCTTTATGAGATCTCATTCTGGCTGCTGTGGATAAACTCGTCCATCAATCCCATCCTGTACCCTCTGTGCCACAGCAGCTTTAAAAGAGCCTTCAGCAAATTACTGTGcccaagcaaaacaaaaatacaacctCAGAACATGGACCAGAAGTATTAA